In one Cronobacter dublinensis subsp. dublinensis LMG 23823 genomic region, the following are encoded:
- the rseC gene encoding SoxR-reducing system protein RseC, with protein sequence MIKEWATVVSWQNGEAVLSCDVKASCSSCASRAGCGTRVLNKLGPQNTHFINVPSEQPLVAGQKVELGIAEGSLLGSAMLVYMSPLVGLFIMAGVFQALFGTDIAALCGAALGGVGGFLLARGLSPKFAARESWQPVILSVGLPPDALRVETTSSSDSR encoded by the coding sequence ATGATTAAAGAGTGGGCCACGGTCGTGTCGTGGCAAAACGGCGAAGCGGTACTCAGCTGCGACGTCAAAGCGTCGTGCAGCAGTTGCGCATCGCGCGCAGGTTGCGGTACGCGCGTGCTTAATAAGCTTGGGCCGCAAAACACGCACTTTATTAACGTGCCAAGCGAACAACCGCTGGTGGCCGGGCAGAAAGTAGAGCTGGGCATCGCCGAGGGCAGTCTGCTGGGCTCCGCCATGCTGGTGTATATGTCGCCGCTGGTGGGCCTGTTCATTATGGCCGGGGTGTTTCAGGCGCTGTTTGGCACCGATATCGCCGCGCTGTGCGGCGCGGCGCTTGGCGGCGTCGGCGGTTTTCTGCTGGCGCGCGGCCTGTCGCCGAAGTTTGCGGCGCGCGAAAGCTGGCAGCCGGTTATTCTCAGCGTCGGCCTGCCGCCGGATGCGCTGCGCGTTGAAACCACGTCCTCCTCAGACAGCCGGTAA
- the era gene encoding GTPase Era: MSEAKTYCGFIAIVGRPNVGKSTLLNKLLGQKISITSRKAQTTRHRIVGIHTEGEYQAIYVDTPGLHMEEKRAINRLMNKAASSSIGDVELVIFVVEGTRWTPDDEMVLNKLREGKAPVILAINKVDNVQEKADLLPHLQFLGSQMNFLDIVPISAETGMNVDTIAAIVRKHLPEATHHFPEDYITDRSQRFMASEIIREKLMRFLGAELPYSVTVEIERFITNERGGYDINGLILVEREGQKKMVIGNKGAKIKTIGIEARKDMQDMFEAPVHLELWVKVKSGWADDERALRSLGYVDDL; the protein is encoded by the coding sequence ATGAGCGAAGCCAAAACTTACTGCGGATTTATCGCCATCGTGGGTCGCCCGAACGTCGGAAAATCCACGCTGCTGAATAAACTGCTCGGGCAGAAAATTTCTATTACTTCCCGTAAGGCGCAAACCACGCGCCACCGTATCGTGGGCATCCATACCGAGGGTGAATATCAGGCAATTTACGTCGATACTCCCGGCCTGCATATGGAAGAAAAACGCGCCATCAACCGTCTGATGAACAAAGCGGCCAGCAGCTCCATCGGCGACGTTGAGCTGGTGATTTTCGTGGTCGAAGGCACCCGCTGGACGCCGGACGACGAAATGGTCCTGAACAAACTGCGCGAAGGCAAAGCGCCGGTTATCCTGGCTATCAATAAAGTGGATAACGTGCAGGAAAAAGCGGATCTGCTTCCGCACCTGCAGTTCCTGGGCAGCCAGATGAACTTCCTCGATATCGTGCCGATCTCGGCTGAAACCGGTATGAATGTCGATACTATCGCGGCGATTGTGCGCAAGCATCTTCCGGAAGCGACTCATCACTTCCCGGAAGATTACATCACCGACCGTTCGCAGCGCTTTATGGCATCCGAGATCATCCGTGAAAAACTGATGCGTTTCCTCGGCGCTGAACTGCCGTATTCCGTGACGGTGGAGATCGAGCGTTTCATCACCAACGAGCGCGGCGGTTACGACATCAACGGTCTGATCCTCGTCGAGCGCGAAGGCCAGAAGAAAATGGTGATTGGCAATAAAGGCGCCAAAATCAAAACCATCGGCATCGAAGCGCGTAAAGACATGCAGGATATGTTTGAAGCGCCTGTGCATCTTGAGCTGTGGGTCAAAGTGAAATCGGGCTGGGCTGATGACGAGCGCGCGCTGCGCAGTCTCGGTTATGTAGACGATCTCTAA
- the rseA gene encoding anti-sigma-E factor RseA — MQKEKLSALMDGEALDSELLSAVENDKALQQTWESYHLIRDTLRGDTGETLHFDISARVMAAIENEPARQVAPLIPESQPAPQQWAKMPFWHKVRPWASQLTQVGMAACVSLAVIVGVQHYNGQPDAAAQPEAPVFNTLPMMGKASPVSLGVPTADANTTGGQPQVQEQRRRINAMLQDYELQRRLHAEQLQLEQSQTQQAAVQVPGNQTLGTQSQ; from the coding sequence ATGCAGAAAGAAAAACTTTCCGCTTTAATGGATGGGGAAGCTCTGGACAGCGAGTTGCTGAGCGCCGTCGAAAACGACAAAGCGCTCCAGCAAACCTGGGAAAGCTATCACCTCATTCGTGATACCCTGCGCGGCGATACCGGCGAAACGCTTCATTTCGATATCTCCGCGCGTGTTATGGCGGCTATCGAAAACGAGCCGGCCCGTCAGGTCGCGCCGCTCATTCCTGAATCGCAGCCCGCGCCGCAACAGTGGGCGAAAATGCCGTTCTGGCATAAAGTCCGCCCCTGGGCGAGCCAGCTGACGCAGGTTGGCATGGCCGCGTGCGTGTCGCTGGCGGTGATCGTCGGCGTTCAGCACTATAATGGTCAGCCGGACGCTGCCGCACAGCCGGAAGCGCCTGTTTTCAATACGCTGCCGATGATGGGCAAAGCCAGTCCGGTCAGCCTCGGCGTACCGACGGCGGATGCCAACACCACCGGCGGTCAGCCGCAGGTTCAGGAACAGCGTCGCCGCATTAACGCGATGCTGCAGGATTACGAACTGCAACGCCGCCTGCATGCTGAACAGCTTCAGCTGGAGCAGTCGCAGACGCAGCAGGCCGCCGTACAAGTGCCTGGTAATCAGACTTTAGGAACTCAATCGCAGTAA
- the nadB gene encoding L-aspartate oxidase: MKTTTELHCDVLIVGSGAAGLSLALRLAEHSQVMVLSKGPLSEGSTFYAQGGIAAVFDETDSIASHVEDTLIAGAGICDRDAVEFVAGNARHCVQWLIDQGVLFDTEVQSNGEESYHLTREGGHSHRRILHAADATGKAVATTLMDKALSHPNIRILERHNAVDLIISDKIGLPGTRRVVGAWVWNRNKEAVETCRAKAVVLATGGASKVYQYTTNPDIASGDGIAMAWRAGCRVANLEFNQFHPTALFHPQARNFLLTEALRGEGAYLKRPDGSRFMPEFDERAELAPRDIVARAIDHEMKRLGADCMYLDISHKPEAFVRQHFPTIYEKLLGLGIDLTKEPVPIVPAAHYTCGGVMVDEHGRTDVDGLYAIGEVTYTGLHGANRMASNSLLECLVYGWSAAEDIRLRLPYARDVKTLPDWDESRVEHPDELVVLQHNWHELRLFMWDYVGIVRTTKRLERALRRITMLQQEIEEYYANFRVSNNLLELRNLVQVAELIVRCAMMRKESRGLHYTLDYPQALPDSGPSVLSPLVHINK, from the coding sequence ATGAAAACGACAACTGAGCTTCACTGTGATGTGCTGATTGTAGGTAGCGGCGCCGCTGGCCTTTCTCTGGCGCTGCGTCTGGCGGAACACAGCCAGGTGATGGTATTGAGTAAAGGCCCGCTGAGCGAAGGCTCTACCTTTTATGCGCAGGGCGGCATCGCCGCGGTTTTCGACGAAACCGACAGCATCGCCTCGCACGTTGAGGACACGCTAATCGCGGGGGCCGGGATTTGCGATCGCGACGCCGTAGAGTTTGTCGCGGGCAACGCGCGCCACTGCGTGCAGTGGCTTATCGATCAGGGCGTGCTCTTTGACACTGAAGTACAGTCCAATGGCGAGGAGAGCTATCACCTCACCCGTGAAGGCGGCCACAGCCACCGCCGCATTCTTCACGCCGCGGACGCCACCGGCAAGGCCGTCGCCACGACGCTGATGGACAAAGCGCTGAGCCACCCTAACATCCGCATTCTTGAGCGTCACAACGCCGTCGATTTAATTATCTCGGACAAAATCGGGCTGCCGGGCACCCGTCGCGTGGTCGGCGCATGGGTCTGGAACCGTAATAAAGAAGCCGTCGAAACCTGCCGCGCGAAAGCTGTCGTGCTGGCGACCGGCGGCGCGTCGAAGGTGTATCAGTACACCACCAACCCGGATATCGCCTCGGGCGACGGCATCGCGATGGCCTGGCGCGCGGGGTGTCGCGTCGCCAACCTCGAATTTAACCAGTTTCACCCGACAGCCCTGTTTCATCCCCAGGCGCGCAATTTCCTCCTGACGGAAGCGCTGCGCGGCGAAGGCGCGTATTTAAAACGCCCTGACGGCAGCCGCTTTATGCCGGAGTTTGACGAACGCGCAGAGCTCGCGCCGCGCGATATCGTGGCGCGCGCTATCGATCATGAAATGAAACGTCTCGGCGCCGACTGCATGTATCTGGACATCAGCCACAAGCCGGAAGCGTTCGTCCGCCAGCATTTCCCGACCATCTATGAAAAGTTGCTGGGGCTTGGCATTGATCTGACAAAAGAGCCGGTGCCGATAGTTCCTGCCGCGCACTACACCTGCGGCGGCGTCATGGTGGATGAGCACGGGCGCACCGATGTTGACGGTCTCTACGCCATTGGCGAGGTGACTTACACCGGTCTGCACGGCGCGAACCGCATGGCCTCGAACTCTCTGCTGGAGTGCCTGGTTTACGGCTGGTCGGCGGCCGAAGATATCCGGCTGCGTCTGCCCTACGCGCGCGACGTGAAAACCTTGCCCGACTGGGACGAAAGCCGCGTCGAACATCCCGACGAACTGGTGGTGCTACAGCATAACTGGCACGAGCTGCGGCTCTTTATGTGGGATTACGTGGGTATCGTGCGCACCACCAAGCGGCTTGAGCGCGCGCTGCGGCGCATCACGATGTTGCAGCAGGAGATTGAAGAGTATTACGCCAACTTCCGCGTCTCCAACAATCTGCTGGAACTGCGTAACCTGGTGCAAGTAGCGGAGCTTATCGTGCGCTGCGCCATGATGCGTAAAGAGAGCCGCGGTCTGCACTACACGCTTGATTACCCGCAAGCGCTGCCGGATTCCGGCCCTTCCGTGCTCTCGCCGCTGGTTCACATAAATAAATAG
- the rseB gene encoding sigma-E factor regulatory protein RseB, protein MKQLWCAVSLMAGSLFVSFNASADASSEALLQQMNLASQSLNYELSFVSINKQGVESLRYRHARLDNKPLAQLLQLDGPRREVVQRGTEISYFEPGLEPFTLNGDYIVDSLPSLVYTDFRRLAPYYDFISVGRTRIADRLCEVIRVVARDGTRYGYIAWLDSDTRLPMRVDLLDRDGETLEQFRVVSFTVNDKPGTMMQNLAKASLPPLLSVPAGDNAQFGWSASWLPQGFTEISSSRRPLPGIDSPVESRLYSDGLFSFSINVSRASANSSEQMLRTGRRTVSTEVRDNAEITVVGELPPPTAKRIASSIKFRAPQ, encoded by the coding sequence ATGAAGCAACTTTGGTGCGCCGTCTCTCTTATGGCGGGCAGCCTGTTCGTTTCCTTCAACGCCTCGGCGGATGCATCGTCCGAGGCGTTGTTGCAGCAGATGAACCTGGCGAGCCAGTCACTCAATTACGAGCTCTCATTTGTCAGCATCAATAAGCAGGGTGTGGAATCGCTGCGCTATCGGCACGCCAGGCTCGACAATAAGCCCCTCGCACAGTTATTGCAGCTGGACGGCCCGCGTCGCGAAGTCGTACAGCGCGGCACCGAAATCAGCTACTTCGAGCCGGGGCTTGAGCCCTTTACGCTGAACGGCGATTACATCGTCGATTCCCTGCCGTCGCTGGTCTACACCGATTTCCGCCGCCTCGCGCCTTATTATGATTTTATCTCCGTCGGGCGTACCCGCATCGCCGATCGCCTCTGCGAAGTGATCCGCGTGGTCGCGCGCGATGGCACCCGTTATGGCTATATCGCATGGCTCGACAGCGATACCCGCCTGCCGATGCGCGTCGATCTGCTGGATCGCGACGGCGAAACGCTGGAGCAGTTCCGCGTGGTCTCATTCACGGTTAACGACAAGCCGGGCACAATGATGCAGAACCTCGCGAAAGCATCGCTGCCGCCGCTGCTGTCCGTACCGGCTGGCGATAACGCGCAGTTTGGCTGGTCGGCCTCCTGGCTGCCGCAGGGCTTCACTGAGATTTCCAGCAGCCGTCGTCCCTTGCCGGGCATCGACTCGCCGGTCGAGTCACGGCTCTATTCCGACGGTCTGTTTAGCTTTTCCATTAATGTGAGCCGCGCCAGCGCCAACAGCAGCGAGCAGATGCTGCGCACCGGTCGGCGCACCGTCAGTACCGAAGTTCGCGATAACGCCGAGATAACGGTGGTCGGCGAATTACCGCCCCCGACCGCCAAGCGGATCGCGAGCAGCATTAAATTCAGGGCACCCCAATGA
- the lepB gene encoding signal peptidase I, with product MANMFALILVIATLVTGILWCVDKFIFAPKRRERAALAAADAQETVASKKASQKPGWLETGASVFPVLAVVLVVRSFIYEPFQIPSGSMMPTLLIGDFILVEKFAYGIKDPIYQKTLIETGHPKRGDIAVFKYPGDPRLDYIKRVVGLPGDKVSYDPVAKEVTVQPGCSSGQACASALPITYSGVEPSDFVQTFGRQNGGEASSGFFQVPKNESKDGGIRLTERKETLGDVTHRILTVPVAQDQVGIYYRQQGQQTGTWIVPPGHYFMMGDNRDNSADSRYWGFVPEANLVGKATAIWMSFEKQEGEWPTGVRLNRIGGIH from the coding sequence ATGGCGAATATGTTTGCCCTGATCCTGGTCATCGCAACGCTGGTGACGGGCATCTTGTGGTGCGTGGATAAATTTATCTTCGCACCGAAGCGCCGCGAGCGCGCGGCGCTTGCCGCCGCCGATGCGCAGGAGACGGTCGCGTCGAAGAAAGCGAGCCAGAAGCCTGGCTGGCTGGAGACCGGCGCATCGGTGTTTCCGGTTCTGGCTGTGGTGCTGGTGGTGCGGTCGTTTATCTACGAACCCTTCCAGATCCCCTCAGGCTCGATGATGCCGACGCTCCTTATCGGCGATTTCATCCTGGTGGAGAAATTCGCTTACGGGATTAAAGATCCGATTTACCAGAAGACGCTTATCGAAACCGGTCATCCGAAGCGCGGTGACATCGCCGTGTTTAAATATCCAGGCGATCCGCGCCTTGACTACATCAAGCGCGTGGTGGGTCTGCCGGGCGACAAAGTAAGCTACGATCCGGTGGCGAAAGAAGTTACCGTTCAGCCAGGTTGCAGTTCAGGTCAGGCGTGCGCCAGTGCGCTGCCCATCACCTATTCCGGCGTTGAGCCGAGCGATTTCGTGCAGACCTTTGGCCGTCAGAATGGCGGCGAGGCGAGCAGCGGTTTCTTCCAGGTGCCGAAGAACGAAAGCAAAGATGGCGGTATTCGCCTGACCGAGCGTAAGGAAACCTTAGGCGACGTCACGCACCGCATCCTGACCGTGCCGGTCGCGCAGGATCAGGTGGGCATTTACTACCGCCAGCAGGGCCAGCAGACCGGCACCTGGATCGTTCCGCCAGGACACTACTTCATGATGGGCGACAACCGTGATAACAGCGCCGACAGCCGCTACTGGGGCTTCGTTCCGGAAGCGAATCTGGTGGGTAAAGCGACCGCTATCTGGATGAGCTTCGAGAAGCAGGAAGGCGAATGGCCGACAGGCGTGCGCCTGAATAGAATCGGCGGCATTCATTAA
- the pdxJ gene encoding pyridoxine 5'-phosphate synthase, with protein sequence MADLLLGVNIDHIATLRNARGTAYPDPVQAAFIAEQAGADGITVHLREDRRHITDRDVRILRQTLHTRMNLEMAVTDEMLAIACETKPHFCCLVPEKRQEVTTEGGLDVAGQLDKMRDACERLAQAGILVSLFIDADHAQIDAAVAVGAPYIEIHTGCYADAEDDATRARELERIAKAATYAASKGLKVNAGHGLTYHNVQAIAALPEMHELNIGHAIIGRAVMSGLKEAVSEMKRLMLEARR encoded by the coding sequence ATGGCTGATTTGCTGTTAGGGGTTAACATCGACCACATCGCCACGCTGCGTAACGCCCGCGGCACCGCTTATCCTGATCCGGTACAGGCGGCGTTCATCGCCGAACAGGCTGGCGCGGACGGCATCACGGTTCATCTGCGTGAAGACCGCCGCCATATTACCGACCGTGACGTGCGTATTCTGCGCCAGACACTCCACACCCGAATGAATCTCGAAATGGCCGTCACCGACGAAATGCTGGCTATTGCCTGCGAGACAAAACCGCATTTTTGCTGCCTGGTGCCGGAAAAACGTCAGGAAGTGACGACCGAAGGCGGGCTCGATGTCGCAGGTCAGCTCGATAAAATGCGCGACGCCTGCGAGCGTCTGGCGCAGGCGGGCATTCTGGTGTCGCTGTTTATCGACGCCGACCACGCTCAGATTGACGCCGCTGTCGCCGTCGGCGCGCCGTATATTGAAATCCACACCGGCTGCTACGCCGATGCTGAAGATGACGCTACCCGCGCGCGTGAACTGGAACGTATCGCGAAGGCCGCGACCTACGCCGCCAGCAAAGGGCTGAAAGTGAACGCCGGTCACGGGCTCACCTACCACAACGTCCAGGCCATCGCTGCGCTGCCGGAGATGCATGAGCTTAATATCGGCCACGCGATTATCGGGCGCGCCGTGATGAGCGGGCTGAAAGAGGCGGTTTCTGAGATGAAACGTCTGATGCTGGAAGCGCGTCGCTAA
- the rpoE gene encoding RNA polymerase sigma factor RpoE, whose product MSEQLTDQVLVERVQKGDQKAFNLLVIRYQHKVANLVSRYVPSGDVSDVVQESFVKAWRAFDSFRGDSAFYTWLYRIAVNTAKNYLVAQGRRPPSSDVDANEAENFESGGALKEISNPENLMLSEELRQIVFRTIESLPEDLRMAITLRELDGMSYEEIAAIMDCPVGTVRSRIFRAREAIDNKVQPLIRR is encoded by the coding sequence ATGAGCGAGCAGTTAACGGATCAGGTCCTTGTCGAACGGGTCCAGAAGGGAGATCAGAAAGCCTTTAATTTACTGGTCATTCGTTACCAGCATAAGGTCGCGAATCTGGTGTCCCGCTATGTCCCCTCCGGCGACGTCTCTGATGTTGTTCAGGAATCTTTTGTTAAAGCCTGGCGCGCGTTTGATTCTTTTCGCGGCGACAGCGCCTTTTATACCTGGCTCTACCGTATCGCCGTTAATACGGCAAAAAACTATTTAGTCGCTCAGGGCCGTCGGCCGCCTTCCAGTGACGTTGACGCCAACGAGGCGGAAAACTTCGAAAGCGGCGGCGCGCTGAAAGAAATTTCGAACCCAGAGAACTTAATGTTGTCTGAGGAACTGAGACAGATCGTATTCCGTACTATCGAGTCACTCCCGGAAGATTTACGCATGGCAATTACGTTGCGGGAGCTGGATGGCATGAGCTATGAAGAGATAGCGGCTATTATGGATTGCCCGGTCGGTACGGTTCGCTCCCGCATTTTTCGCGCGCGGGAAGCCATTGATAATAAAGTTCAACCGCTTATCAGGCGTTGA
- the lepA gene encoding translation elongation factor 4, with amino-acid sequence MKNIRNFSIIAHIDHGKSTLSDRIIQICGGLSDREMEAQVLDSMDLERERGITIKAQSVTLDYKASDGETYQLNFIDTPGHVDFSYEVSRSLAACEGALLVVDAGQGVEAQTLANCYTAIEMDLEVVPVLNKIDLPAADPERVAEEIEDIVGIDATDAVRCSAKTGVGVQDVLERLVRDIPAPEGDPDAPLQALIIDSWFDNYLGVVSLIRVKNGTLRKGDKVKVMSTGQTYNADRLGIFTPKQIDRTELKCGEVGWLVCAIKDILGAPVGDTLTLARNPADKALPGFKKVKPQVYAGLFPVSSDDYESFRDALGKLSLNDASLFYEPESSTALGFGFRCGFLGLLHMEIIQERLEREYDLDLITTAPTVVYEVQMTNNEVVYVDSPSKLPPLNNIQELREPIAECHMLLPQEYLGNVITLCVEKRGVQTNMVYHGNQVALTYEIPMAEVVLDFFDRLKSTSRGYASLDYNFKRFQASNMVRVDVLINGERVDALALITHNDNAPYRGRELVEKMKELIPRQQFDIAIQAAIGNHIIARSTVKQLRKNVLAKCYGGDVSRKKKLLQKQKEGKKRMKQVGNVELPQEAFLAILHVGKDGK; translated from the coding sequence ATGAAGAACATACGCAACTTTTCGATCATCGCACACATCGACCACGGCAAATCGACGCTGTCTGACCGTATTATCCAGATTTGCGGCGGCCTTTCCGATCGCGAAATGGAAGCGCAGGTGCTGGACTCCATGGATCTGGAGCGCGAGCGCGGCATTACCATTAAAGCCCAGAGCGTAACGCTGGACTACAAAGCCTCCGACGGCGAAACCTATCAGCTTAACTTTATCGACACCCCCGGCCACGTCGACTTCTCCTATGAAGTTTCCCGCTCCCTCGCCGCGTGCGAAGGCGCGCTGCTGGTGGTGGACGCAGGGCAGGGCGTGGAAGCGCAGACCCTCGCGAACTGCTATACCGCGATAGAAATGGATCTCGAAGTGGTGCCGGTACTGAACAAAATCGACCTGCCCGCCGCCGACCCTGAGCGTGTGGCGGAAGAGATCGAAGACATCGTCGGCATCGACGCCACCGACGCGGTGCGCTGCTCGGCGAAAACCGGCGTTGGCGTGCAGGATGTGCTGGAACGTCTGGTGCGCGATATCCCTGCGCCGGAAGGCGATCCGGACGCCCCGCTGCAGGCGCTGATTATTGACTCCTGGTTCGATAACTATCTGGGCGTCGTCTCGCTTATCCGTGTGAAAAACGGCACCCTGCGCAAGGGCGACAAAGTGAAAGTCATGAGCACCGGCCAGACCTACAATGCTGACCGTCTCGGAATTTTCACGCCGAAACAAATCGACCGTACCGAACTGAAATGCGGCGAAGTAGGCTGGCTGGTCTGCGCGATTAAAGACATCCTGGGTGCGCCGGTCGGCGATACCCTGACCCTTGCGCGTAACCCGGCGGACAAAGCGCTGCCAGGCTTTAAGAAAGTGAAGCCGCAGGTTTACGCCGGTCTGTTCCCGGTCAGCTCCGACGATTATGAGTCCTTCCGCGATGCGCTCGGCAAACTAAGCCTGAACGACGCCTCTCTGTTCTACGAGCCGGAAAGCTCAACGGCGCTGGGCTTCGGCTTCCGCTGCGGCTTCCTCGGCCTGCTGCACATGGAGATAATCCAGGAGCGTCTGGAGCGTGAATACGATCTTGACCTCATCACCACCGCGCCGACCGTAGTGTATGAAGTGCAGATGACCAACAATGAAGTGGTTTACGTCGACAGCCCGTCCAAGCTGCCGCCGCTGAACAACATTCAGGAACTGCGCGAGCCTATCGCCGAGTGTCATATGCTGCTGCCGCAGGAATATCTGGGCAACGTGATTACGCTGTGCGTGGAAAAACGCGGCGTGCAGACCAACATGGTCTATCACGGCAACCAGGTCGCGCTGACCTATGAAATCCCGATGGCGGAAGTGGTGCTCGACTTCTTCGACCGCCTGAAGTCCACCTCGCGCGGCTACGCGTCGCTCGATTACAACTTCAAGCGCTTCCAGGCCTCTAACATGGTGCGTGTCGACGTACTAATTAACGGCGAGCGCGTCGATGCGCTGGCGCTCATCACCCACAACGACAACGCGCCGTATCGCGGTCGCGAGCTGGTGGAGAAGATGAAAGAGCTGATCCCGCGCCAGCAGTTCGATATCGCCATTCAGGCGGCTATCGGCAACCACATTATTGCCCGCTCCACAGTGAAACAGCTGCGTAAAAACGTGCTGGCAAAATGCTACGGCGGCGACGTCAGCCGTAAGAAAAAGCTGTTGCAGAAACAGAAAGAGGGTAAAAAACGCATGAAGCAGGTCGGTAACGTCGAGCTGCCGCAGGAAGCGTTCCTCGCCATTCTGCACGTTGGGAAAGACGGTAAATAA
- the rnc gene encoding ribonuclease III gives MNPIVINRLQRKLGYTFHHQELLQQALTHRSASSKHNERLEFLGDSILSFVIANALYHRFPRVDEGDMSRMRATLVRGNTLAEIAREFELGECLRLGPGELKSGGFRRESILADTVEALIGGVFLDSDIQTVERLILTWYQTRLDEISPGDKQKDPKTRLQEYLQGRHLPLPSYLVVQVRGEAHDQEFTIHCQVSGLSEPVVGTGSSRRKAEQAAAEQALKKLELE, from the coding sequence ATGAACCCCATCGTAATTAATCGGCTTCAGCGAAAGCTGGGCTACACTTTTCATCATCAGGAGCTGTTGCAGCAGGCATTAACGCATCGCAGTGCCAGCAGCAAACATAATGAGCGTCTGGAGTTTCTGGGTGACTCCATTTTAAGTTTCGTGATTGCGAACGCGCTGTATCACCGTTTTCCGCGCGTGGACGAAGGCGACATGAGCCGCATGCGCGCGACGCTGGTTCGCGGCAATACGCTCGCTGAAATCGCCCGCGAATTTGAGCTTGGCGAGTGCCTGCGCCTCGGGCCGGGCGAGCTGAAAAGCGGCGGCTTTCGTCGCGAATCGATTCTTGCCGATACCGTTGAAGCCTTAATTGGCGGCGTGTTCCTCGACAGCGATATTCAGACCGTCGAGCGCTTAATTCTCACCTGGTATCAAACCCGTCTGGATGAAATTAGTCCGGGCGATAAACAAAAAGATCCGAAAACGCGTCTGCAGGAGTATCTGCAGGGGCGCCATCTGCCGCTGCCGTCTTACCTGGTGGTGCAGGTGCGTGGGGAAGCCCACGATCAGGAATTTACTATCCATTGCCAGGTAAGTGGCCTGAGTGAACCGGTGGTCGGCACGGGTTCCAGCCGCCGCAAAGCGGAGCAGGCAGCCGCTGAGCAGGCGCTGAAAAAACTGGAGCTGGAATGA
- the acpS gene encoding holo-ACP synthase codes for MAILGLGTDIVEIDRIEAVISRSGDRLAKRVLSANEWAQYQTHQQPVRFLAKRFAVKEAAAKAFGTGIRNGLAFNQFEVFNDELGKPKLRLWDEAQRLAERMGVTAVHVTLADERHYACATVIIES; via the coding sequence ATGGCGATCCTGGGCCTTGGCACCGATATCGTGGAGATTGACCGCATCGAGGCGGTCATCTCCCGCTCCGGCGATCGTCTGGCGAAGCGCGTACTGAGCGCCAACGAGTGGGCGCAATACCAGACGCACCAGCAGCCGGTGCGGTTTCTGGCGAAGCGCTTCGCGGTCAAAGAGGCGGCGGCGAAAGCCTTCGGCACCGGCATCCGCAACGGGCTGGCGTTTAATCAGTTTGAAGTCTTTAACGACGAGCTGGGAAAACCTAAATTGCGGCTCTGGGACGAGGCGCAGCGGCTGGCGGAGCGCATGGGCGTGACGGCCGTGCATGTCACGCTCGCTGACGAGCGGCATTACGCCTGCGCGACGGTGATTATCGAAAGCTAG
- the recO gene encoding DNA repair protein RecO: MEGWQRAFVLHARPWSETSLIIDLFSEEAGRVRVVAKGARRKRSNLKGSLQPFTPLLVRWSGRGEVKNLTSAEAVSLALPLSGITLYSGLYVNELVARVLEPETRFSELFFDYLHCIQALAGATGSPEPALRRFELALLGHLGYGVDFLHCAGTGDEVDDVMTYRYREEKGFIASLVIDNTSFTGRQLKALATREFPDADTLRAAKRFTRMALKPYLGGKPLKSRELFRQFVPKKRPLPPQDENA; the protein is encoded by the coding sequence ATGGAAGGCTGGCAACGCGCCTTTGTGCTCCACGCGCGTCCGTGGAGCGAAACCAGCCTGATTATCGATCTGTTCAGCGAAGAGGCAGGCCGCGTGCGCGTCGTCGCCAAAGGCGCGCGCCGCAAACGCTCTAACCTCAAAGGCTCGCTGCAGCCGTTTACGCCGCTGCTGGTGCGCTGGAGCGGGCGCGGCGAGGTGAAAAACCTCACCAGCGCTGAAGCCGTCTCTCTTGCGCTTCCGCTTTCCGGTATCACGCTCTACAGCGGCCTGTACGTCAACGAACTCGTCGCACGCGTGCTGGAGCCGGAAACCCGTTTCTCCGAGCTTTTCTTCGATTACCTCCACTGCATCCAGGCGCTCGCGGGCGCTACCGGCTCGCCGGAGCCCGCGCTGCGGCGTTTTGAGCTCGCGCTGCTGGGGCACCTGGGTTACGGCGTTGATTTCCTTCACTGCGCCGGGACGGGCGATGAAGTAGATGACGTAATGACCTATCGCTACCGCGAAGAGAAAGGCTTTATCGCAAGCCTGGTTATCGACAACACCTCGTTTACCGGCCGCCAGCTGAAAGCGCTCGCCACGCGCGAATTCCCCGATGCCGACACGCTGCGCGCAGCCAAGCGCTTTACCCGGATGGCGCTCAAGCCCTATCTCGGCGGCAAGCCGTTAAAAAGCCGCGAGCTGTTTCGTCAGTTTGTGCCGAAAAAACGTCCGCTCCCGCCGCAAGACGAAAACGCCTGA